In Ensifer canadensis, a genomic segment contains:
- the ppk2 gene encoding polyphosphate kinase 2, which produces MASTQAATKTESRAVELDIGGKKRLFDIDNPELPKWIDEAAFSSDDYPYKKKLDDDEYLKTLEKLQIELVKLQLWQQATGKRIIALFEGRDAAGKGGAIHATSGNLNPRWARVVALTKPTETERGQWYFQRYIATMPTSGELVLYDRSWYNRAGVEPVMGFCTPEQHEQFLKQVPRFEKMIVHEDIQFFKFWINIGREMQLKRFHDRCHDPLKIWKLSPMDIAALNKWDDYTDKRNQMLKETHTDQAPWTVVRGNDKRRARLNLIRHMLSKLDYEGKDKDAIGEVDDKIIGSGPGFLK; this is translated from the coding sequence ATGGCGTCAACGCAGGCAGCAACGAAGACCGAAAGCCGGGCGGTAGAACTCGATATCGGCGGCAAGAAGCGGCTCTTCGACATCGACAATCCCGAATTGCCGAAGTGGATCGACGAGGCCGCGTTCTCCTCCGACGACTACCCCTACAAGAAGAAGCTCGACGACGATGAATACCTGAAGACGCTGGAAAAGCTGCAGATCGAACTGGTCAAGCTGCAACTCTGGCAGCAGGCAACCGGCAAGCGCATCATCGCCCTGTTCGAGGGCCGCGACGCGGCCGGCAAGGGCGGCGCGATCCATGCGACCAGCGGCAACCTGAACCCCCGCTGGGCGCGCGTCGTCGCGCTGACGAAGCCGACAGAAACCGAGCGTGGGCAATGGTACTTCCAGCGCTACATCGCGACGATGCCGACATCAGGCGAACTCGTTCTCTACGACCGCTCTTGGTACAACCGCGCCGGCGTCGAGCCGGTCATGGGCTTCTGCACGCCCGAGCAGCACGAGCAATTCCTGAAGCAGGTGCCGCGCTTTGAAAAGATGATCGTGCACGAAGACATTCAGTTCTTCAAATTCTGGATCAACATCGGCCGCGAGATGCAGCTCAAGCGCTTTCACGACCGCTGCCATGATCCTCTGAAAATCTGGAAGCTGTCGCCGATGGATATCGCCGCACTCAACAAATGGGACGATTATACCGATAAGCGCAACCAGATGCTGAAAGAGACCCATACGGACCAGGCGCCATGGACCGTGGTGCGTGGCAACGACAAGCGGCGCGCCCGTCTCAACCTCATTCGGCACATGCTTTCCAAGCTCGATTATGAGGGCAAGGACAAGGACGCCATCGGCGAGGTCGATGACAAGATCATCGGCTCGGGCCCCGGCTTCCTGAAATAG
- a CDS encoding NAD(P)H-dependent flavin oxidoreductase, with protein MSLPPILSGTTRLPVVGAPLFIVSHPKLTIAQCKAGVVGSFPALNARPQSQLDEWLAEITETLADHDAKNPGRPAAPFAVNQIVHKSNTRLEQDLMLCIKYKVPVVISSLGAVPEVNAAIHSYGGIVLHDVINNRHANSAIRKGADGLIAVAAGAGGHAGTLSPFALVQEIRSWFDGPLLLSGAIANGGAILAAQAMGADMAYIGSPFIATQEARASDAYKQMIVDSNAADIVYSNYFTGIHGNYLKPSILAAGMDPESLPEADPSKMDFAQATEGAKAWKDIWGCGQGIGAVREVTSVAHLVDRWEREYDAARARLGLRPAPTIAANKEFSSSRN; from the coding sequence ATGTCGCTGCCGCCAATTCTTTCCGGAACGACGAGACTGCCTGTTGTCGGCGCACCCTTGTTCATCGTCTCGCATCCCAAACTGACGATCGCGCAGTGCAAGGCAGGAGTGGTCGGGTCCTTCCCGGCATTGAACGCCCGCCCGCAATCGCAGCTCGACGAGTGGCTTGCCGAAATCACCGAAACGCTGGCCGACCACGACGCCAAGAACCCCGGCCGTCCGGCTGCCCCCTTTGCCGTCAACCAGATCGTCCACAAGTCCAACACCCGCCTCGAACAGGACCTGATGCTCTGCATCAAGTATAAGGTGCCGGTGGTGATATCATCGCTCGGTGCCGTGCCCGAGGTCAACGCCGCCATTCATTCCTACGGCGGCATCGTGCTGCACGACGTGATCAACAACCGCCACGCCAATTCGGCGATCCGCAAGGGCGCCGACGGCCTGATCGCCGTTGCAGCGGGCGCGGGCGGCCATGCGGGCACGCTCTCGCCTTTCGCCCTCGTCCAGGAAATCCGTTCCTGGTTCGACGGCCCCTTGCTTCTCTCCGGCGCGATCGCCAATGGCGGCGCCATCCTGGCAGCCCAGGCGATGGGCGCCGACATGGCCTATATCGGCTCGCCCTTCATCGCCACGCAAGAAGCGCGCGCCAGCGACGCCTACAAGCAGATGATCGTCGACAGCAATGCCGCCGACATCGTCTATTCCAACTACTTCACCGGCATTCACGGCAACTACCTGAAGCCATCGATCTTGGCGGCTGGCATGGACCCGGAAAGCCTGCCGGAAGCCGACCCGTCGAAGATGGACTTCGCCCAGGCCACCGAGGGCGCCAAGGCCTGGAAGGACATCTGGGGCTGCGGCCAGGGCATCGGCGCGGTCCGCGAGGTCACTTCGGTCGCGCATCTGGTCGATCGGTGGGAGCGCGAATACGACGCCGCGCGCGCCCGCCTCGGGCTCCGCCCCGCCCCCACGATCGCCGCCAACAAGGAATTTTCAAGTTCTCGAAACTGA
- a CDS encoding GcrA family cell cycle regulator: MNWTDERVEKLKKLWSEGLSASQIAAQLGGVSRNAVIGKVHRLSLPGRAKAGGTTAATRPKQRPTSAPRAPNYASRVTTRTVTRAAGATVLKEEVEVDLVAEQDFRIQTDVVVPMSRRLELTQLTERTCKWPIGDPLKEEFHFCGNDSPEASPYCTFHARLAYQPTSERRRAR; the protein is encoded by the coding sequence ATGAACTGGACTGACGAGCGGGTGGAAAAACTGAAGAAGCTTTGGTCCGAGGGCCTGAGCGCGAGCCAGATCGCGGCACAGCTCGGCGGCGTCAGCCGCAATGCGGTCATCGGCAAGGTTCACCGGCTGAGCCTGCCCGGCAGGGCCAAGGCTGGCGGAACCACCGCCGCGACCCGGCCGAAGCAGCGCCCGACTTCGGCGCCGCGCGCTCCGAACTACGCTTCGCGCGTCACGACACGGACGGTTACCCGTGCGGCCGGCGCGACCGTGCTCAAGGAAGAGGTCGAAGTCGATCTCGTCGCCGAACAGGATTTCCGCATCCAGACGGATGTGGTCGTGCCAATGTCGCGCCGCCTGGAGCTGACGCAGTTGACCGAGCGCACCTGCAAATGGCCGATCGGCGACCCGCTCAAGGAAGAATTCCACTTCTGCGGCAACGATTCCCCGGAAGCTTCGCCCTATTGCACATTCCATGCGCGGCTTGCCTATCAGCCGACCTCCGAGCGCCGTCGCGCTCGCTGA
- the pstB gene encoding phosphate ABC transporter ATP-binding protein PstB, with translation MNIMSEAAVEKALDQKMNTVPYKMIGKDVSVYYGEKRALFDVNLNIRENTVTALIGPSGCGKSTFLRTLNRMNDTIENCRVTGKITLDEDDIYDPTIDVVELRARVGMVFQKPNPFPKSIYDNVAYGPRIHGLARTKSEFDEVVETSLQKAGLWNEVKDRLQEPGTGLSGGQQQRLCIARAVAVSPEVILMDEPCSALDPIATAKVEELIHELRTNFTIVIVTHSMQQAARVSQRTAMFHLGNLVEENDTDKMFTNPDDQRTQDYIMGRFG, from the coding sequence ATGAACATCATGTCAGAAGCAGCAGTCGAAAAAGCCTTGGATCAGAAAATGAACACCGTGCCCTACAAGATGATCGGCAAGGATGTGTCGGTCTACTACGGCGAGAAGCGTGCGCTTTTCGACGTCAATCTCAATATCCGCGAGAACACGGTGACAGCGCTGATCGGCCCTTCGGGCTGCGGCAAGTCGACCTTCCTGCGCACGCTGAACCGCATGAACGACACCATCGAGAACTGCCGCGTCACCGGCAAGATCACGCTCGATGAAGACGACATCTACGACCCGACGATCGACGTCGTGGAACTGCGAGCCCGCGTCGGCATGGTGTTCCAGAAGCCGAACCCGTTCCCGAAGTCGATCTACGACAACGTCGCCTACGGCCCGCGCATCCACGGGCTTGCCCGCACCAAGTCTGAGTTCGACGAAGTCGTCGAGACCAGCCTGCAGAAGGCTGGTTTGTGGAACGAGGTGAAGGATCGCCTGCAGGAGCCGGGCACCGGTCTTTCGGGCGGCCAGCAGCAGCGTCTGTGCATCGCGCGCGCCGTTGCCGTCAGCCCTGAAGTGATCCTGATGGACGAGCCCTGTTCGGCGCTCGATCCGATCGCGACGGCCAAGGTCGAGGAACTGATCCACGAGCTGCGTACCAACTTCACGATCGTCATCGTCACCCACTCGATGCAGCAGGCGGCGCGTGTTTCGCAGCGCACTGCCATGTTCCACCTCGGCAATCTTGTCGAGGAGAACGACACCGACAAGATGTTCACCAATCCGGATGACCAGCGTACCCAGGACTACATCATGGGCCGGTTCGGTTGA
- the phoR gene encoding phosphate regulon sensor histidine kinase PhoR: protein MIHEDIVLDGSKAFWRMLVPRLKAERWLLGLTALLAALATVAGIHFLVVLPFWIVLAAALLNRSAPSVLPKAAKAAKVAAVAGAASDALIPALNALDMPVLVVAVDETVVFQNIAAEKAFGTIPPNSYLAARVRSPGILDMVRETIATGKINQIEHTERLPSDAVYVVRVAPAEIGGDGPWRRIFLLTYRDISQARRIDRMRSDFVANASHELRTPLASLRGFIETMQGPARNDAKAQEKFFGIMHEQATRMSRLVDDLLSLSRLELKSHIAPDDTIDLRPLLGHVRDSLAPLAGDLDVTITLTMPETPVVVQGDRDELIEVFENLIENACKYGQEGKRVDVELSGDDGGQAEVVVRDYGPGIPAEHVPRITERFYRVNVEASRSKKGTGLGLAIVKHILTRHRARLLIHSELGKGTVFTVRF from the coding sequence GTGATTCATGAGGATATCGTGCTGGACGGTTCCAAGGCGTTCTGGCGGATGCTCGTGCCGCGACTGAAGGCAGAACGTTGGCTCCTCGGCCTGACGGCGCTGCTCGCCGCGCTTGCGACCGTCGCCGGCATTCATTTCCTCGTCGTGCTGCCGTTCTGGATCGTGCTTGCCGCAGCCCTGCTCAACCGCAGCGCGCCTTCGGTGCTACCGAAGGCCGCAAAAGCGGCAAAGGTGGCCGCGGTTGCGGGCGCGGCCAGCGACGCCCTGATCCCAGCCCTGAACGCGCTCGATATGCCGGTGCTGGTGGTGGCTGTCGATGAAACGGTCGTCTTCCAGAACATCGCTGCCGAAAAGGCTTTCGGCACCATCCCGCCCAACAGCTATCTTGCCGCCCGCGTTCGCTCGCCCGGCATTCTCGATATGGTCCGCGAGACGATCGCGACCGGCAAGATCAACCAGATCGAGCACACCGAGCGGCTGCCGTCCGATGCCGTCTATGTGGTCCGGGTGGCGCCAGCCGAAATCGGTGGCGATGGCCCATGGCGCCGGATCTTTCTCTTGACCTACCGCGATATTTCGCAGGCCCGCCGCATCGATCGCATGCGCTCTGACTTCGTCGCCAACGCCAGCCACGAGTTGCGCACGCCGCTGGCGTCGCTGCGCGGCTTCATCGAAACCATGCAAGGCCCGGCGCGCAACGACGCGAAGGCGCAGGAGAAGTTCTTCGGCATCATGCACGAGCAGGCGACGCGCATGAGCCGCCTCGTCGACGACCTCCTGTCGCTGTCGCGGCTGGAGCTGAAATCGCACATCGCGCCAGACGATACGATCGATCTGCGGCCGCTGCTCGGCCATGTCCGCGACAGTCTTGCTCCGCTTGCGGGCGATCTTGACGTGACGATCACGCTGACAATGCCCGAGACGCCTGTGGTCGTTCAGGGGGATCGCGACGAACTGATCGAGGTTTTCGAGAACCTGATCGAGAATGCCTGCAAATACGGCCAGGAAGGCAAGAGGGTCGATGTCGAGCTTTCCGGCGACGACGGCGGGCAGGCGGAGGTCGTGGTCAGAGACTACGGCCCCGGCATTCCGGCCGAGCATGTGCCGCGCATCACCGAGCGGTTCTATCGCGTCAATGTGGAGGCCAGCCGCTCGAAAAAGGGCACCGGTCTCGGCCTTGCGATCGTCAAGCACATCCTGACCCGCCACCGCGCGCGGCTCCTGATCCACTCGGAGTTGGGCAAGGGCACGGTGTTTACCGTGCGCTTTTGA
- the pstA gene encoding phosphate ABC transporter permease PstA, with product MTDIASPAVRISVRPASAKRDIGIKRRYAAERRFRAYGISAISLGLFFLALLLWTVISNGYTAFQQTTITLPIEFTEKVIDPKGERATDGKVLVAANYPLLVRDALIKQLGIDPSNRPLVKRATDMVSASSRTLLRDIVVADPSVIGKTIPVTLLAEANVDSAFKGQIDLKVDESKRKVKDQQVTWMNELASAGVLKKSFNTGIFTFGASSRPEAAGVGVAALGSLFMMLIVLVLSLPIGVAASIYLEEFAPKNRLTDLIEVNINNLAAVPSIVYGLLGLAVFINFAGMPRSAALVGGLVLTLMTLPTIIIATRAALKAVPPSIRSAALGLGASKMQTIFHHVLPLAMPGILTGTIIGLAHALGETAPLLLIGMVAFVVDYPGSPMEPSTALPVQIYMWANEAERAFVERTSGAIIILLIFLVVMNLGAILLRRRFERRW from the coding sequence ATGACCGACATCGCTTCCCCGGCCGTCCGGATCTCCGTCCGCCCCGCATCCGCCAAGCGTGATATCGGCATCAAGCGTCGCTACGCGGCCGAGCGTCGGTTCCGTGCCTATGGCATCAGCGCCATCAGTCTTGGCCTGTTCTTCCTCGCTCTGCTGCTGTGGACGGTGATCTCCAACGGCTACACCGCGTTCCAGCAGACGACGATCACGCTGCCGATCGAATTCACCGAAAAGGTCATCGATCCCAAGGGTGAGCGCGCGACCGACGGCAAGGTGCTGGTGGCGGCCAACTATCCGCTGCTGGTCCGCGATGCGCTGATCAAGCAGCTCGGCATCGATCCGAGCAATCGTCCGCTGGTCAAGCGGGCCACCGACATGGTGTCTGCAAGCTCCCGCACGCTGTTGCGCGACATCGTCGTCGCCGACCCGTCGGTTATCGGCAAGACCATACCGGTGACACTGCTCGCCGAAGCCAATGTCGACTCCGCCTTCAAGGGGCAGATCGACCTGAAGGTCGATGAGAGCAAGCGCAAGGTCAAGGACCAGCAGGTCACCTGGATGAACGAGCTTGCAAGCGCCGGCGTCCTGAAGAAGAGCTTCAACACCGGCATCTTCACCTTCGGTGCCTCGAGCCGTCCGGAAGCGGCAGGCGTCGGCGTTGCCGCCCTCGGTTCGCTGTTCATGATGCTGATCGTGCTCGTGCTGTCGCTGCCGATCGGCGTTGCCGCCTCGATCTATCTCGAAGAGTTTGCGCCGAAGAACCGGCTGACCGATCTCATCGAGGTCAACATCAACAATCTCGCCGCCGTTCCGTCGATCGTCTACGGTCTCTTGGGGTTGGCCGTATTCATCAACTTCGCCGGCATGCCGCGCTCGGCCGCCCTCGTCGGCGGCCTGGTGCTGACGCTGATGACCCTGCCGACGATCATCATCGCCACCCGTGCAGCGTTGAAGGCGGTCCCGCCGTCGATCCGCTCGGCAGCGCTCGGTCTCGGTGCGTCGAAGATGCAGACCATCTTCCACCACGTCCTGCCGCTGGCGATGCCGGGCATCCTGACCGGCACGATCATCGGTCTCGCCCATGCACTTGGCGAAACCGCGCCGCTGCTGTTGATCGGCATGGTCGCCTTCGTCGTCGATTATCCCGGCTCGCCGATGGAGCCGTCGACCGCGCTGCCGGTGCAGATCTACATGTGGGCCAACGAGGCGGAACGCGCCTTCGTCGAGCGCACATCCGGCGCGATCATCATTCTTCTCATCTTCCTCGTCGTCATGAACCTTGGCGCCATTCTGTTGCGACGTCGCTTTGAGCGCCGTTGGTAG
- the phoU gene encoding phosphate signaling complex protein PhoU, which produces MSMHIMSAYDEELKYLTRRISEMGGLAEQMVGESVRALVNSDLALAQKVISDDTILDEAERQIGEKAIVTIAKRQPVAADLREIMGSIRIASDLERVGDLGKNNAKRVIAVAGSGIPRKLARGLEHLAELALVQLKEVLDVYASRSPEKANSIRERDEEIDAIYTSLFRELLTYMMEDPRNITPCTHLLFCAKNIERIGDHATNIAETIYYMATGAQPEGERPKDDNTSTLGAVKD; this is translated from the coding sequence ATGTCCATGCACATAATGTCCGCCTACGACGAAGAACTGAAATATCTCACGCGCCGCATCTCCGAGATGGGCGGGCTTGCCGAGCAGATGGTGGGCGAATCCGTTCGTGCGCTTGTCAATTCTGACCTCGCCTTGGCGCAGAAGGTGATCTCCGACGACACCATCCTCGATGAAGCCGAACGCCAGATCGGCGAAAAGGCAATCGTCACCATCGCCAAGCGCCAGCCCGTTGCTGCCGACCTGCGCGAGATCATGGGATCGATCCGCATCGCGTCCGATCTGGAGCGCGTCGGCGACCTCGGCAAGAACAACGCCAAGCGTGTCATCGCGGTTGCCGGCTCCGGCATCCCGCGCAAGCTGGCGCGCGGTCTCGAACACCTGGCAGAGCTTGCGCTGGTGCAGCTCAAGGAAGTCCTCGACGTCTACGCTTCCCGCTCGCCGGAGAAGGCCAACAGCATCCGCGAGCGCGACGAGGAGATCGACGCGATCTACACCTCGCTGTTCCGCGAGCTGCTCACCTACATGATGGAAGATCCGCGCAACATCACGCCCTGCACGCATCTTCTCTTCTGTGCCAAGAACATCGAGCGTATCGGCGACCACGCCACCAATATCGCCGAGACGATCTACTACATGGCGACGGGCGCGCAGCCGGAAGGCGAGCGTCCGAAGGACGACAATACGTCGACGCTGGGTGCCGTGAAGGACTAA
- the phoB gene encoding phosphate regulon transcriptional regulator PhoB: protein MLPKIAVVEDEEALSVLLRYNLEAEGFDVDTILRGDEAEIRLQERLPDLLILDWMLPGVSGIELCRRLRQRPETERLPIIMLTARGEESERVRGLATGADDYVVKPFSTPELMARVKAMLRRAKPEVLSTLLRCGDIELDRETHRVHRRTREVRLGPTEFRLLEFLMSSPGRVFSRSQLLDGVWGHDIYVDERTVDVHVGRLRKALNFSSMPDVIRTVRGAGYSLES from the coding sequence ATGTTGCCGAAAATCGCCGTTGTCGAAGACGAAGAGGCGCTGAGTGTCCTGCTGCGTTATAACCTCGAAGCCGAAGGGTTCGATGTTGATACGATCCTGCGCGGAGACGAGGCGGAGATCCGCCTACAGGAGCGCCTCCCGGATCTCCTGATCCTCGACTGGATGCTGCCGGGCGTTTCCGGCATCGAGCTTTGCCGCCGGCTGCGCCAACGTCCGGAAACCGAGCGCCTGCCGATCATCATGCTGACGGCGCGCGGCGAGGAGAGCGAGCGGGTTCGTGGCCTTGCCACCGGCGCCGACGATTATGTCGTCAAGCCGTTCTCGACCCCGGAGCTGATGGCCCGTGTCAAGGCGATGCTGCGGCGCGCCAAGCCCGAGGTCCTCTCGACGCTGCTTCGCTGCGGCGACATCGAGCTCGATCGCGAGACCCATCGCGTGCATCGCCGCACCCGCGAGGTCCGCCTTGGTCCGACGGAATTCCGCCTGCTCGAATTCCTGATGTCGTCGCCGGGCCGGGTGTTCTCGCGCTCGCAACTCCTTGATGGCGTCTGGGGCCACGATATCTATGTCGACGAGCGCACCGTCGACGTGCATGTCGGTCGCTTGCGCAAGGCACTGAATTTCTCGAGCATGCCTGATGTCATCCGCACCGTTCGCGGTGCCGGCTACTCGCTCGAAAGCTGA
- a CDS encoding substrate-binding domain-containing protein, translating to MKALKLTVAALVASAAFAGVAAARDQVQVAGSSTVLPYAKIVAETFGETFPDFKTPVVESGGSSAGLKEFCKGVGPDTIDIANSSRKIKDSEVEACKAAGVTEIQEIQIGYDGIVFATDAGNADLALKPVDLYKGLAAEIVVDGKLVANPYKKWSEVNSALPDADIAAFIPGEKHGTREVFEEKILAAGCKEAGAIDVIKAAVADEKQQHSKCVAVRKDGMAVDIDGDYTETLARIAANKNGIGVFGLSFYENNADKLKVATVNGIVPSTETIASGEYPVSRPLYFYVKKAHLGVIAGLKEYVEFFLDDQMIGPESPLAEYGLVAAPDAEREEVRKAFAAGNML from the coding sequence ATGAAAGCTCTTAAACTCACCGTAGCGGCGCTTGTCGCATCCGCCGCATTCGCCGGCGTGGCTGCCGCGCGCGATCAGGTTCAGGTCGCCGGCTCCTCGACCGTTCTTCCCTACGCAAAGATCGTCGCCGAGACGTTCGGCGAAACGTTCCCGGACTTCAAGACCCCGGTTGTCGAATCCGGCGGCTCCTCGGCCGGCCTGAAGGAATTCTGCAAGGGCGTTGGCCCTGATACCATCGACATCGCCAACTCCTCCCGCAAGATCAAGGACAGCGAAGTCGAGGCCTGCAAGGCCGCCGGCGTCACCGAGATCCAGGAAATCCAGATCGGTTATGACGGCATCGTCTTCGCAACCGACGCCGGCAACGCCGACCTCGCCCTGAAGCCCGTTGATCTCTACAAGGGTCTGGCTGCCGAAATCGTCGTCGACGGCAAGCTCGTTGCCAACCCTTACAAGAAGTGGTCTGAAGTCAACTCCGCTCTGCCGGACGCCGACATCGCCGCCTTCATCCCGGGCGAAAAGCACGGCACGCGCGAAGTCTTCGAAGAGAAGATCCTGGCCGCAGGTTGCAAGGAAGCTGGCGCCATTGACGTCATCAAGGCCGCCGTTGCCGATGAGAAGCAGCAGCACAGCAAGTGCGTCGCAGTCCGCAAGGACGGCATGGCTGTCGACATCGACGGCGACTACACCGAAACGCTGGCCCGTATCGCTGCCAACAAGAACGGCATCGGCGTATTCGGCCTGTCCTTCTACGAAAACAACGCCGACAAGCTGAAGGTCGCCACCGTCAACGGCATCGTTCCGTCGACCGAAACGATCGCTTCCGGCGAATACCCGGTTTCCCGCCCGCTGTACTTCTACGTCAAGAAGGCACATCTCGGCGTTATCGCGGGCCTCAAGGAATATGTTGAGTTCTTCCTCGACGATCAGATGATCGGCCCGGAAAGCCCGCTTGCAGAATACGGCCTCGTCGCTGCTCCGGACGCCGAGCGCGAAGAAGTTCGCAAGGCTTTCGCAGCCGGCAACATGCTCTGA
- the pstC gene encoding phosphate ABC transporter permease subunit PstC: MSTSFLLLLIVVIGFISYFGGRARSFAQAGGKLSNLHSLPGYHGSYVAIWAILPAALVLGAWLVAAPMYIDSSTRATLPETVQTQGGATVELALGQVKSVAGGLKRLTAEEVSALESGSANLRSTLAAKGVALAGEGEPYMITAAQHFNAMSATNRWLMSAVVLLIAIAGGFYAIRNIATRFRARNQVERVMLGALIVASSIAILTTVGIIASMLSEAGRFFTMVSPFEFFFGTVWDPRFAAAGSGGSSGQFGLIPLLAGTLYIAFVAMLFAVPIGLFAAIYMAEYASPRLRSTAKPLLEVLAGIPTIVYGFFALVTVGPFLRDISAQLNGLVTGNYQNFIQAQSVVTAGIVMGIMLIPFVSSLSDDIITQVPRALRDGSLGLGATRSETVKKVILPAALPGIVGALLLTASRAVGETMIVVLAAGVAARMQINPFEPMTTVTVKIVNQLTGDLEFTSPQTLVAFALGITLFVITLGLNIYALYIVRKYREQYE, from the coding sequence ATGAGTACTTCATTTCTTCTTTTGCTCATTGTTGTAATTGGTTTTATTTCTTATTTTGGGGGTCGTGCGCGCTCCTTCGCACAGGCTGGCGGCAAGCTCTCCAATCTGCATTCCTTACCCGGCTATCACGGCAGCTATGTCGCCATCTGGGCGATCCTTCCAGCGGCGCTCGTACTCGGCGCCTGGCTCGTCGCCGCGCCCATGTATATCGACTCCAGCACCCGGGCGACCTTGCCCGAGACGGTGCAGACGCAGGGCGGCGCCACGGTCGAGCTGGCGCTTGGCCAGGTCAAGTCGGTCGCCGGCGGCCTGAAGCGGTTGACGGCCGAAGAAGTTTCGGCGCTTGAAAGCGGTTCGGCCAATCTTCGCTCGACGCTTGCGGCCAAGGGCGTGGCTCTTGCCGGCGAGGGCGAACCCTACATGATCACCGCCGCCCAGCATTTCAACGCGATGAGCGCCACCAATCGCTGGCTGATGAGCGCCGTCGTCCTGCTGATCGCGATTGCCGGCGGCTTTTATGCCATCCGCAACATCGCCACCCGCTTCCGCGCCCGCAACCAGGTCGAGCGCGTCATGCTCGGCGCGCTGATCGTAGCGTCCTCGATCGCCATCCTGACGACGGTCGGCATCATCGCCTCTATGCTGTCGGAAGCCGGCCGCTTCTTCACGATGGTTTCACCCTTCGAGTTCTTCTTCGGCACGGTCTGGGACCCCCGGTTTGCTGCCGCCGGAAGCGGTGGCTCCTCCGGCCAGTTCGGCCTGATCCCGCTTCTCGCCGGTACGCTCTACATCGCCTTCGTCGCCATGCTGTTTGCGGTGCCGATCGGCCTGTTTGCCGCCATCTACATGGCGGAATATGCCAGCCCACGACTGCGTTCGACGGCAAAGCCCCTGCTCGAAGTGCTCGCCGGCATCCCGACCATCGTCTACGGTTTCTTCGCACTTGTGACCGTCGGCCCATTCCTGCGCGATATCTCTGCCCAACTGAACGGTCTCGTCACCGGCAATTATCAGAACTTCATCCAGGCACAGAGCGTCGTGACCGCCGGCATCGTCATGGGCATCATGCTGATCCCGTTCGTGTCCTCGCTTTCCGATGACATCATTACCCAGGTACCGCGGGCCCTGCGCGACGGTTCGCTCGGCCTTGGTGCCACCCGCTCCGAGACAGTCAAGAAGGTCATCCTTCCCGCAGCACTTCCGGGCATTGTCGGCGCTCTGCTTTTGACCGCCTCGCGTGCCGTCGGCGAGACGATGATCGTGGTGCTTGCCGCCGGTGTCGCGGCCCGCATGCAAATCAATCCTTTCGAGCCGATGACCACGGTGACGGTGAAGATCGTCAACCAGCTGACGGGTGACCTTGAGTTCACCTCGCCGCAGACGCTGGTTGCCTTCGCACTCGGCATCACGCTCTTCGTTATCACGCTCGGCCTCAACATTTACGCGCTCTACATCGTGCGCAAATATCGGGAACAGTACGAATGA